DNA sequence from the Drosophila sechellia strain sech25 chromosome 3L, ASM438219v1, whole genome shotgun sequence genome:
CCCAATCCGCCGCCACTTCTCTGCAGGCCGCCGCATAGATCCGTCTTCGTGTTCCCGTTCAGATCGCCCAGGTTGCCACTGCTCCCATTCTCGAAGATTATGCTGTTCAGGCTGGGATAGTGCGTGGGCGTGGTCGAGGCGGTGGGTGGCGGCGACTTGTCGTAGTCGTTGGTGATGTCCTGGAACCGCCGCTCCAGCAGGTGATCCTTCTCCACGCCCTCGTAGGGTGCGAACTTATCCAGCTGCAGGACCGTTTTGCATGACAGGTTGCCACGATAACCTGAAGATTGAAAATGGGAAACTTATGTCAAGCAAATATCTTAAATTTGTATTACCAAATGTTATTCAatgataaaataatttaaatactcAGCTTTAAGCTGTCCAATTCAGAGATTCGTATAATCTGCTATGTTGCCAAGTAATTCAGTTTCTGGGACATCCAGATGAGCACCAGAAGATTGGCCAAAGAATCAAGTTGTAATGATCACATATATTTGACATCTTGGATTAGCTATTGGTTCGTTCTTTCCCACGTGCCACTTCAGTTATGGTCAATGAAAGCCCCACCTACCCCGGTTGCCCCAAGCTCAGAAGTGACTAATCGAATACCCGACTTGACCAAAACGATCGCCGTCTTTCGACACCTCGGACGAAGTGGACAGCCACTGTGGATCATATTGAGCCCGAAAGAGACAtcggcaaataaataaatgcgatATGCTTTACACAGCTAAATGTGTGTGGATATGCAGTTGTGAATATGTAAATCGtaatacaatttaatacaatttaattgatGGGCGAACTGCGGTTGCCCTTCAATAGTGTGGAATACCCTttagtttggaaataataggATGATTTGAAGAAATGCTATGTAAAGGATTAATGAAGAAGAgaaattctaattaaatttattcgAATTGAAATATGTTTGAAGCAATCAAAAAATTGTTAACAAAACGGTAATCGGTGAGCCGCCTGGACTTTAATAATTATAGAGAATAATTCACACGATACAATATTTAACTTCGTATATTAAACTTAATAAGCTGCCTGCCATAACTGCATTACCCACATCATGCACGCCACTCATGCAGTCCTCAAAAATGTGTGCTCCTCAGCAGAATAAAAGTCCCAGGCTTTAATTGTTTATGCAGCGCCTCATTGACGCCTCTGTCCCGAAACTTGATACCCTGGGTCTTCGGTCTCTTGACTATTTGCACCGATAAGACTAGACCTAGTTGGATCCGATGGATGCATATATCTAATAGCGGACTCACCAGCATTTGGCAGGAAGAGAGATCCGTAGGCCATCGGCGAGCTGAGATTGTCCTGCTGGACAGCCGAGTGATCCGAGGATGTGCCGCCGGAACTCGTCGAGTCCAAATCTCCACCGATGGAGACCGACAGATTGTTGCCGTCCAAGTTCTTGTCAAACATACTGAACAAAGTTCAGATTGGTTGTTAACTTTAATTGGAttagtttttatatttttctttctttgtttttatattcttatttCAGTTTATCATTTTAGTTTCGTTCCACATTGTACATTTTATAGAactttaatgttttttatacTATTTTACTTTTCACTTTGGTAACTGTTTTAATTGCTTTGAAACTTTCGGCCAATTGAGCTATCCTTAAATTGACTTGACTTAAATCACTCGGTTAATCCCAATTTGTGTTGCTTTGACTTGATCAGTTGAATCACTGAACTGCACTTgtcttaatattaattagctaTATTTTGTGAACTTATCTTATTTTAAACTTGTTGCTGACTCGATATactgtttgtttgttatttaataatatGCCAGGAACTTTGAATTTATTCAGTTATTTTCCGGGACCGATTCTTCCCAGCGACTGGACGCGACCGCTCTTCAAACTCGACTGCAAGCCAGCGAAAACTGCATTCCGAGGGTGTGTTTCGTGCCGTGCCATTCCCTTCGTTCACCTCGGCCTGCGGAACGAGTGGTCAAGTGGAACGGCAGCCGCTCACTGGCTGCTGTACCGCTAGTTTAGGggtgtttccgtttccgcttcccGTCCgcgggcggtgggcgtggcactcgGCAGCCATTTTGTCTCGCTGCCTCGAAACTGAGGAGTATCTTCTTTTTTTGCCATCTAGGGGCAGAATGGGTCTTGGATTGGCAAACATCATGACCTCATTAGCGATTTCGAGGGTGTCTGATGATTGCCGTGTGCTGTTTCTCGGAATTTACATCGGGTTTCTGTGATATTGCTTCACTTGCGAGCAGCAACGCGTTCTCCTCGCACAGATGACCTTCTCGAATTGGAACTTTAGATGCCTTAAATTACTAAGATTCGGCTGAAACAGAAATATGTAAAGATGTTTAAAGATTCCATCAATTCTTACTTTTAATGTGGATTAAatcttaaaatataataatctGTGTGCTGAAATACTATTTACAACAGACTTGTTAGACAACCAAATATGAAGGTATACATTCTAATAATCTTAAATTAAAGCagtaatataaattaaatcaagCCTTTTTTCAACTTTAGAAGTTTGATATGTTTATGAATAATTTCTTCATTTActtataatgaaatataagTCAAGCTCTTTTGGTTACATTATTTTATTAGCActtaaagaaataaacaacaaacataATTTGTTAGGGACCAAGCCAATAAAACTTGCAAAAAGTATATTTATGTTTGTAATATTGTTTTGATATGTTCATGaataatttgtatatttatttacaatgaAATATAAGCTAAGCATTGGTTATTATTCTTAATTAGCAAATAAAGACATAAATAATTGATAAAAATGTCGAGCTCTAGACTTGAATTTGTCtatgtatgcatatatgtatgtacttacATAGGTATAAAGTCAGACGCGATGCAATTTGATGCTCGACTGAGGCTGAGTTTGGGAAAAATTCCTTGTGCTGCGCATCCAAGGCGATCAAATTTCAATTACAAAGCGCTGCTCTCGACTGCATTCGGCGCAAAATGGTGTGatggaataaaatgaaataaagtgACATGACAAAGGTGACAATCCACAAAAAGGCCAAACAATTGCGTTGCCCCCGGGAACAGGAGCTGCAatagcagcaggagcaggaatAGAAACAGGAGCACTCCTCGGATTCCGATTGTTGTCGGATGGGAATTCATTAGCACCAAAAACCGTGAGGGTTGACGGTTTCGTCACACTCGCAGTCCCAAAAACCCAGATTTGTCACACCGCACATCATCAGCACTCCCCTCGAACAATACTCCAGCTTCCTATCCCTTCTGTTTTCATCGCAGGATCACACAGGTGTCGAGCGTGATGGCGGATTAGGTGCACTTACTCGGGGATTACTTAATTTCATGTGTCCTTGCCGTCGTCAGATTCGAAACAGTTTGTTTAATATGTTGTTAGATCCTCAAAATGCTTTATTGacatttgaaaaaatattcagCTGATTACAATGGTGCATTTGAAATAAACAACTAATGTGAGGCATgtttaaaattgatttatttatgcacatatatgtatctacATCTTGTTGTTTAAACTCTCCCTTGTTAAAAATCAGCTATATAAAATGTTGCTAAGCAACTCCCCTTAGCGAAGGTGTGCCCTTTAATTGACCGCAGTGAAAGGATTGTAACCCCATCCGCGCTAATTCCATTATCAAATCACGTGTCAGGACTtaggcaaaacaaaataagctttattttatatactttATGTTTTCAAAGCCCTTTTGGTTCCCACACTATCGGGTTTAGCTGAGCCAAGCTGAATTTTTCACTCGCTCGCCTGGTGTCTGtttcaaaaatattgcaaGCGCACAAAAGCCGTTCAAAAGTATTACAAGTTTGGGcgaaaaataatagaaaactTGGGACTAGAAGTATAAAAATTGGTATAAAGTAGGGCTTGGATAAAAAATAAGAGTAaagaaattttcaattaaaaatcatATATTAATGGATGAGTAAAGGTGAAGGTATATATCTATCATCTTCAAAACTTTAATAACATTTGCAAAACTGGCGaatatttgtataaattgtatattaCCCATCTGAAATCTTGGTAATCCACATTTCCTTCAACCACAACTACTTCCTGGCTTTCCTGGCTAATACTTTTTGAGTAGCTCCTCACATTTCATCTGAGTTCCCACTTTTGCATCATGTAGGATTATAATACCCCTAGATACCCGGAATTTCCAGGCACTTTGCGATAATCTGCGACTATTACTCAATTTTCCATAGCTCATCTCAAATCGTTGTGTTCACCAGTAACTTCTTGCATAACCATTTGTGGCTGGCCAGCCCATCGTTTGCAATTGTTTCTCAATGGCCTTCCATTGTAGGGCATTGTTTGCCCCATCGACGCTCAACAAATTGCTTAACTTCTCGCAAAAAGAGACAGGACGCTCCAGGATATTTAGCAAACGTCATCGTCCTGCGGCAGGAGAAGGGAAAGACTGCCCGGTTAATCCCAAAATTCCAGATTCAGACCAGAAAATAGAGCAGAAACAGCTTACCATCTGTAATCCCGAAACGGCCGACAATGCGTTCTGCAAGGTGTCACCTTGCCGCTATCCTGTCTGCTCCCATTCACTCGCAGGATCTCTTTATCCTGTCGATCACCCAATAATGGGCATTGTGTGGGAGTTTCGTCTGGCGATGCCAAATGATTTTCGCACCTTTagctggaaaatattttgggCATTACGCGCTGCACACAAAAGGTGTTTATAGACACATCGCAGGGCAATCCAATTAATACGATTTGGAAACTAAGCAAACCCAgtgtaattaataaaataaaatataagaaacaaaataattaaaataatacaaaaactTGTTGATACTCATTCGTGATATCTTTAACCTTAAGAAGTCATGCCTTTTTAGGCCGAAAATACtttgattttatatttttggggACAGACAACACGAGACACTCAAATTAATCAGAACAAGCAGGAAAACAGTTCCCATTTTCCCCGCCACTTAGTAACGCAAATCAATCAGCTGCGACTTTCCTTCGGTAATTTCGAACATATGCTGGGATTCTCGATTCCCGAGCACCCAAACAATTTCCACGCCTAATTGGGTAGGCGAGTTCCATGGGTCCAGTGCACTTTCCCATTGGGAACTCGGAAGGGGGTGTAAGACGATCCTTAGTTGGCAACCAGCTCATTGTTCTCATCAAGGAAAGCTCGCTGGTGTTTCCTTTCTCAACTCGACCGCTAAACAACAAAACTACAACTTTTCCACCTAATACTCTTCAGCTATTTGTATACCTGCCCGGATTTGAATATGATAATTGATTGGAGTTTACCTTCTCGATAGGAATTCTGTTGAAAGTCGGAAACCCGAGCAGATTGGCAACTGATTTCCATCATTCTATCTGATCTAGATCAGTTTTTTCGATTTGCTCTTTCTAAATTTGGTATGCAGAGTTCTTGGgaaattttggccaaaaatgaaTGAATTGGAAGGAAGAAACTTGATAAAATCAGAGCACCATTCATAATTTGGTTTTCCAAGTACCAGACGTCTGTTTCTCACCATTACAAAGTGaaaaatgtgtatatatattccctatattatttatattcaagttctatattatttatgcccaGCTTTAAACGGAATTTTAATTTCTCTTGTGTATCGTTGTTTTCTAACGACTTTATTAAGCGAAAATTTTAAACTAATTATGCGCTGCGAAATTAAATTCCCGCGGGACACAATTAGTgcgtgttttttattttttatttcggaCATATGCTTTCCCCGGCCGCAAAATGagcaaataaatcataaatgtTTCATTCAACGTAATTGAGCCCGAACTTACCCCTAAGTTCTCCTTCTCCGAGGGGCAGGGGTGGGTCACCATGCCTACACTTCTGtgaaacaagaaaaacaatGTAATCCGAGAAGGTTTTTAGGAATGTGCGTAATATTGTGTGCGGGTTGCGAGGAGAAGGGGAATTGGGTGGAAGAACTTCTTCAGTTTTAGGGGTTGTAATGGCTCCGCCCCCGGGAACAAGtggaaacgaaacgaaacgggCGACGgaataaaatggaaatgaaactGACTCAATACGGGAATCCTTTTAAATTTATACTTTATACGAATATTgattatatacgtatataaatttatttaataatattaataccTGATACTTATAGTACTATATactattatatattatattatttatattatatattttatattatattatattacatttaTACAAGAAGTTGTAATTTTCTgtctttaatttaaaataagtaGACATTATATAAAGTTGGTACTTTTTTAATATAACAAGAAAAACACTTCGAAAACGAACAATAACAATTTAACAgcgaaaacgaaacgaaactcAAACCTCCTTGGCCAGCTTATGGACCTGGCGATAGTTGACGTCCACCAATCGGATACTGCCGCCCACCGTGGCCAGCGGCTTCATCAAGTTGTTCAGGGTGGTGGCCACCGGATCGAGGATGTCCCTGGCGGAGCACAGTACATTGTATAGGAAAATCAGCGGCGGCTGCAGGTAGCCGTTGAAGAGCATGGTCAGGAGGGGCTTGACCAAGTAGTCGGAGGTCATGTGGAGCAGTCCAACGATGAGGGTGTTCACCAGGGAGTAGAGGACAAATCGGTAGCTCTGCAGGATGAAGGCCACCACGAAGGCCACGGCGATGTGCAGCAGTCCGAAGAGCTCCGCCCAGAAGTGGGTGGCATAGGTAGTGGCGCGGTCGGCCAGGACAATCGCATTGATCTTCGGATGCGAGTCCGTCGTGCTCAGATAGTCGGCGCAGCCGTGCTCGAAGGGATAGATGCCGATGCAGGTGTGCCGGTTGGCCTCCTTGCGATTCCACTGCGGCTCCGGCAGATCGTCGATGATGGAGTTCTGGCTCTGCGGCTGGCACTTGCAC
Encoded proteins:
- the LOC6616357 gene encoding uncharacterized protein LOC6616357, which translates into the protein MSESTDPHCATSKSNLIKVNHVGVTAKLQSPLKRIFPRLNSSTDSDSYQHSQAQYNMFKDVAQGEMTASTDVESSPHTLYEMHAEPEKSLLSLSKNKPQRIEFQRYSKRRPRVRVPTRTAPKVKGRATKSHKSSQAPKQNGGFLTRLVESLDKMCKCQPQSQNSIIDDLPEPQWNRKEANRHTCIGIYPFEHGCADYLSTTDSHPKINAIVLADRATTYATHFWAELFGLLHIAVAFVVAFILQSYRFVLYSLVNTLIVGLLHMTSDYLVKPLLTMLFNGYLQPPLIFLYNVLCSARDILDPVATTLNNLMKPLATVGGSIRLVDVNYRQVHKLAKEV